A window of Melospiza melodia melodia isolate bMelMel2 chromosome Z, bMelMel2.pri, whole genome shotgun sequence contains these coding sequences:
- the SREK1IP1 gene encoding LOW QUALITY PROTEIN: protein SREK1IP1 (The sequence of the model RefSeq protein was modified relative to this genomic sequence to represent the inferred CDS: inserted 1 base in 1 codon; substituted 1 base at 1 genomic stop codon): MSPRPEPLRDSLRKKVSWERPEGFSTHLWSSTVASALEVLRXPCLPWEWYGPGVRRAKPSGGERRRXACGPVQSGESGGMALPGGNKDNIRAGCKKCGYPGHLTFECRNFLRVDPQRDIVLDVSSTSSEDSEEEELQRLQAMREKKNLNEEEEKKKQKRKSKEKTKLKRSRKRSSSSSSAEEDEPKSKKQKSHKKEKEKGKKHKSKKGKHHKKEKKKRRKEKSSSSNSSDSSSSD, translated from the exons ATGAGTCCTCGGCCGGAGCCTCTCCGAGATTCACTGAGAAAGAAAGTGTCTTGGGAAAGACCCGAAGGTTTCTCCACACATCTGTGGTCCTCCACCGTGGCTTCCGCCCTAGAGGTGCTAA CCCCCTGCCTTCCCTGGGAGTGGTACGGTCCGGGAGTGCGCCGGGCAAAGCCTTCCGGCGGGGAGAGGCGTCGCTGAGCGTGCGGGCCGGTGCAGTCGGGAGAGAGCGGCGGGATGGCGCTGCCGG GAGGAAATAAGGATAATATCAGAGCTGGATGCAAGAAGTGTGGCTACC CTGGTCATCTGACGTTTGAATGTCGAAACTTCCTCCGAGTAGATCCTCAAAGAGATATTGTTTTAGACGTTAGCAGCACTAGCAGTGAGGACAGCGAGGAAGAGGAACTGCAGAGATTACAAGCCATGCGTGAAAAAAAGA ATCTaaatgaagaggaagaaaaaaagaaacaaaaaagaaaaagcaaagagaaaacaaaattaaaaagatCAAGGAAAAG ATCTTCCTCATCAAGTTCAGCAGAAGAAGATGAGCCAAagtcaaaaaaacaaaaatcacacaaaaaagaaaaggaaaaggggaaaaagcataaatcaaagaaaggaaagcatcataaaaaggagaaaaagaagagacGAAAGGAAAAAAGTTCATCTTCTAACAGTTCAGACAGTTCGAGTAGTGACTGA